One stretch of Plasmodium yoelii strain 17X genome assembly, chromosome: 5 DNA includes these proteins:
- a CDS encoding N-acetyltransferase, GNAT family, putative gives MKKKVDSRIKTLVENNIAVGQRSMFIVIGDEGKNVVMNFYFLLNRLITNNRSLNILWCYRKKLDFFTSKKKRFREMKKKIKKGTFDTQIDNNFDSFLNNANIRYCFYKETQNILGKTYSMCILQDFSYITPNILCRCIETVIGGGIIIFLINKLEELKDIYNLTLNYHKKYNMNGKCNVYNNYIYRFFRSLNTCKNAMFIDDEMNILPLNDNHLSIKKIQVEDSKNIGINSGKTNNDENLFEKSATLGGFLSPDKKMLAKKLKILEEKCEKLEKKREERKISLYSSKFYNKGNIKNEKIEINETQQHMENNSNEIDNDTQYTFLDKNIIKLFKICLSIDQLEILINICKILRNDNEKKKNIKEILFNLLANRGRGKSATLGLILSLSIYFNYSNIITCSGNNDSVHTIFEFLDKGLNILGYNEFKDYEKIYVNGKIKEIIIFKNIKYLKQKIRYLDIIENDNIPNCELMIIDEAACIPIDILKNKIKGEITILSTTLNGYEGTGKTFTFKLLKQLKKKFVTQLTYDEFKQIKYLYFDKAFIDITLKSPIRYSYDDQVENWLNNFLCLNCNETFSIKNNLLSSPSKCQLFFVNKNVFKNYNQTSENLLKKIMTLFITSHYKNTPNDLIMILDSQQHHLFVLISASIDTNTISVNNIDQIDIYGVIHCSIDGIIDQSKIKKLVKVEDISQIVKEKKNMTVQDVNNESAKQDGDGDDDDNDNNDNNDGEDVTGNGENSNVISNHMLKNETEGNLIPYIISDYFNYYFYNYIGIRIVRISIHPSMQNLNYGSELLKKVYEYYSLYNDPKRNIINSTEKENVVFCQCSGENIYFDNKLKKIDYIGTCFGLTKNLLIFWKKNNYIPVYLKQQKNEITGEFSALMLRHINPKLKNIFITFYYDFVRTFCNLLPYSFKKLESFIIYNLLNDNYNLLSNPPRVSRIDDLKQLIQKEDANININEHIQETRNDNDSDENMNLEDDNDIINSFYNKKDKLNEENIFYFFHANDICRLKRYVLESRSSQELLYLMDTIAKLILFKKVKIDLSILEYTILYAVSFQKKTFSEISDEIQININQTNAIFRKIIHRFYNYINAIMEKQIEKEVNEEFENKLKKKKKRLVNSELPSNEYAEELEQNSNKIKKKQKKEKMALIQQFNLSGSVKRKHINLKDNE, from the exons ATGAAGAAAAAGGTAGACAGTCGAATCAAAACGCTTGTAGAAAATAACATTGCTGTAGGGCAACGTAGCATGTTTATAGTTATAGGAGATGAAGGAAAAAATGTTGttatgaatttttattttttattaaatcgGTTAATTACAAATAATAGATCCCTTAATATTTTATGGtgttatagaaaaaaacttgatttttttacaagcaaaaaaaaaagattccgtgaaatgaaaaagaaaataaaaaaaggaacATTTGATACACAAatagataataattttgattcatttttaaataatgcaaatatacgatattgtttttataaagaaacacaaaatattttagGAAAAACATATTCTATGTGTATACTTCAagatttttcatatataacgccaaatatattatgtagaTGCATTGAAACGGTAATTGGAGGTGgaatcataatatttttaataaataaattagaagaactaaaagatatatataatttaacattaaattatcataaaaaatataatatgaatgGAAAATGTAatgtttataataattatatatatcgtTTTTTTCGATCTTTAAACACTTGTAAAAATGCAATGTTTATTGATGAtgaaatgaatatattacCTCTTAATGACAATCATTtaagtattaaaaaaatacaagtTGAAGATTCTAAAAATATTGGAATCAATTCtggaaaaacaaataatgatgaaaatttatttgaaaaatcaGCAACATTAGGAGGGTTTTTATCTCCTGATAAAAAAATGCttgcaaaaaaattaaaaattttagaagaaaaatgtgaaaaacttgaaaaaaaaagagaagaaagaaaaatatctttatattcatccaaattttataataaaggaaatataaaaaatgaaaaaatcgAAATAAATGAAACACAACAACATATggaaaataattcaaatgaaATAGACAATGATACACAATATACATTccttgataaaaatataataaagctttttaaaatatgtttaagtATCGATCAACTTgaaattttgataaatatatgtaaaatattacgaaatgataatgaaaaaaaaaaaaatataaaagaaatattatttaatttattagcAAATAGAGGTCGAGGAAAATCAGCTACTTTAGgattaattttatctttaagtatttattttaattatagtaatattattacttgTTCAGGTAATAATGATAGTGTTCATAcaatttttgaatttttagaTAAAGGGCTAAATATATTAGGATATAACGAATTTAAagattatgaaaaaatatatgttaatggaaaaataaaagaaataattatatttaaaaatataaaatatttaaaacaaaaaatcaGATATCTAGATATAattgaaaatgataatattccAAATTGTGAACTTATGATTATAGATGAAGCTGCATGTATACCTATagatattttgaaaaataaaataaaaggagAAATTACTATTTTGTCTACTACATTAAATGGATATGAAGGAACAGGAAAAACATTtacttttaaattattaaaacaattaaaaaaaaaattcgtAACACAATTAACATATGATGaatttaaacaaataaaatatttatattttgataaagcttttatagatataacattaaaaagCCCAATTAGATATAGTTATGATGATCAGGTTGAAAATtggttaaataattttttatgtttaaatTGTAATGAAACATTtagtattaaaaataatttattatcttCTCCATCCAAATGTCagttattttttgttaataaaaatgtatttaaaaattataaccAAACTAGCGaaaatcttttaaaaaaaattatgaccCTGTTCATAACTTctcattataaaaatacaccAAATGATTTAATTATGATATTAGATTCACAACAACATCATTTATTTGTTCTAATAAGTGCATCAATCGATACAAATACAATATctgttaataatattgacCAAATAGATATTTATGGTGTTATTCATTGTTCTATTGATGGGATAATAGAtcaatcaaaaataaaaaagctAGTTAAAGTTGAAGATATTTCTCAAATtgtgaaagaaaaaaaaaatatgactgTTCAGGATGTTAACAACGAAAGTGCCAAACAAGATGGTGATggtgatgatgatgataatgataataatgacaataatGATGGAGAAGATGTAACGGGAAATGGTGAAAATAGCAATGTAATAAGCAACCATatgttaaaaaatgaaactgAAGGAAATTTAATACCATATATAATTAGCGATTATTTtaattactatttttataactatATAGGAATCAGAATAGTTAGAATATCTATTCATCCATCCATGCAAAACTTAAATTATGGTTCAGAACTTTTAAAGAAAGTTTATGAATATTATAGCTTGTACAACGACCCAAAacgaaatattattaacagtacagaaaaagaaaatgtcGTATTTTGTCAATGTTCAggtgaaaatatatattttgataataaattaaaaaaaatagattaTATTGGTACATGTTTTGGTCTAACTAAaaatcttttaattttttggaaaaaaaataattatattcctgtttatttaaaacaacaaaaaaatgaaataactGGAGAATTTAGTGCATTAATGTTAAGGCACATAAATCCTAAactcaaaaatatttttataactttttattATGACTTTGTCAGAACtttttgtaatttattaccttattcttttaaaaaattagaatctttcataatatataatttgttaaaTGATAATTACAATTTATTATCTAACCCCCCTCGTGTTAGTCGAATAGATGATTTAAAACAACTTATTCAAAAAGAAGATGcaaatattaacataaatgAACATATTCAAGAAACAAGAAACGATAATGATTCTGATGAAAATATGAATCTTGAAGATGATAATGACAtaataaattcattttataacaaaaaagataaactaaatgaagaaaatattttttattttttccatgcAAATGATATATGTAGATTAAAAAGATATGTATTGGAAAGTAGAAGCTCACAAGaattgttatatttaatGGATACAATAGCtaaacttattttatttaaaaaagtaaaaatcgATTTAAGCATATTAGAGTATACAATTCTATATGCTGTTtcttttcaaaaaaaaacattttctGAAATTTCTGATGAAATTCAAATTAATATCAACCAAACAAACGCTATTTTTAGGAAAATCATTCACCGTTTctacaattatataaat GCCATAATGGAAAAGCAAATCGAAAAAGAGGTCAATGAAGAATTTGagaacaaattaaaaaaaaaaaaaaaacgactCGTAAATTCTGAACTCCCATCAAACGAATATGCAGAAGAATTAGAACAAAAttctaataaaataaaaaagaaacaaaaaaaagaaaagatgGCACTTATTCAACAATTTAACTTATCAG GGAGTGTTAAAAGAAAGCACATAAATTTAAAAGACAAtgaatga
- a CDS encoding dihydrolipoamide acyltransferase, putative, whose product MMRYFIFFLAFWLNIYKCINNIKNRNSYGFINLNNNLKLHHKNKHVLYSKVEIKMPALSSTMTSGKIVRWNKSVGEFINVGDIIMTVESDKADMDVESFDEGYLRRKLIEEGSEANVGDVLGILTTEENEEVANEEAENEKTTDVEMSDVETTSVETADVETTDVEGESVEKGIYSPSVQSKKNKVRIAKWLCKENEFVNKSDVIFHIEDDKSTIEVDSPYTGIIKTILVKEGELADLEKQVATILVKKETNELENTSMNLNNKIKERDVITHFKKKIKDTKEGKQFLKTLNCDTEKILEERLKLNSDKYYQDINNNFKSSEADPKTIKEHAQHNQEHGISHERIVLPSAIELMKKHKLTPEDITHTTIPNRITYEDVNMFLEKKKKIPKVGSDTRVEGGGRVVKLTNIQKSIKNNMMLTLNVPVFRITHLIKTCQLLKIYEQVKDKISMSVILNKCVSLALLKNPLIYSTYIDNENGEILYNQNINIGNALGLNDCLLTPVLKNVDKKDIYTLSTEWKDLVKKGKSGTLSANEMSGSNFFISNLGMFNTYQFDAILPKNASCILSIGTNIVSINQFEDLKINKGIMMTLTCDHRHIYGSHAAIFMNDLANVIENSIMDIFL is encoded by the exons atgatgcgatactttattttttttcttgcaTTTTggttaaatatttataaatgtattaacaacattaaaaatagaaataGTTATGGAttcataaatttaaataataatttgaaactgcatcataaaaataaacatgtTCTCTATTCGAAAGTTGAAATTAAAATGCCTGCCCTATCTAGTACCATGACGAGTGGCAAAATTGTTCGCTGGAATAAAAGCGTTGGAGAATTTATTAAc GTTGGGGATATAATTATGACAGTAGAAAGTGATAAAGCAGATATGGATGTTGAATCGTTTGATGAAG GATATTTAAGACGAAAACTAATCGAAGAAGGGTCTGAAGCAAATGTTGGAGATGTACTAGGAATTCTAACGACTGAGGAAAATGAAGAAGTGGCAAATGAAGAGGCGGAAAATGAAAAGACGACAGATGTAGAGATGTCAGATGTAGAAACAACAAGTGTAGAGACGGCAGATGTAGAGACGACAGATGTAGAAGGGGAAAGTGTGGAAAAAGGGATATACAGTCCATCAGTgcaaagtaaaaaaaataaagtaagAATCGCTAAATGGTTATGTAAAGAAAACGAATTTGTGAATAAATCTGATGTTATATTTCACATTGAAGATGACAAAAGTACAATTGAAGTGGATAGTCCTTATACAG GTATAATAAAAACTATTTTAGTAAAAGAAGGAGAGCTTGCAGATTTGGAAAAACAAGTTGCCACCATTTTAGTTAAAAAG gaAACAAATGAACTGGAAAACACCTCTATGAATTT aaataacaaaataaaagaacGTGATGTAATAactcattttaaaaaaaaaataaaagacaCTAAAGAAGGgaaacaatttttaaaaacattaaa ttGTGATACTGAAAAAATACTCGAGGAAAGACTCAAATTAAATAGtgataaatattatcaagaTATTAACAACAATTTCAA ATCTTCTGAAGCAGACCCTAAAACCATCAAGGAACATGCACAGCACAACCAAGAACATGGAATA TCTCATGAAAGAATAGTATTGCCATCTGCCATTGAACTTATGAAGAAACACAAACTAACCCCCGAAGATATCAC GCACACGACCATACCGAACAGAATCACCTACGAAGATGTCAACATGTTtctcgaaaaaaaaaaaaaaattccaaAAGTAGGAAGCGATACAAGAGTAGAAGGGGGAGGGCGAGTTGTCAAATTAACGAATATACAAAAgtcaataaaaaataatatgatgcTAACATTAAATGTTCCAGTATTTCGAATAACACATTTAATAAAAACTTGtcaattattaaaaatatatgaacaagtcaaagataaaataagtatgtcagtcatattaaataaatgtgtatCTTTGGCATTACTTAAAAATccattaatatattcaacatatatagataatgaaaatggagaaattttatataaccaaaatataaatataggaAATGCATTAGGATTGAACGATTGTTTATTAACCcctgttttaaaaaatgtcgataaaaaagatatatatacattatcaACAGAATGGAAA GATCTggtaaaaaaaggaaaaagtGGAACCCTTTCAGCAAATGAAATGTCGGGaagcaatttttttatttcgaaTTTAGGAATGTTTAACACATATCAATTTGATGCTATCTTACCAAAAAATGCATCATGTATTTTATCTATCGGTACAAATATAGTTAGCATAAATCAATTTgaagatttaaaaataaataaaggaATAATGATGACATTAACATGTGACCATAGACATATTTATGGTTCACATGCTGCTATTTTTATGAACGATTTAGCAAATGTCATTGAAAATAGTATAATggacatatttttataa
- a CDS encoding ADP-ribosylation factor, putative has translation MGLLVSRLFNRLFQKKDVRILMVGLDAAGKTTILYKVKLGEVVTTIPTIGFNVETVEFRNISFTVWDVGGQDKIRPLWRHYYSNTDGLIFVVDSNDRERIDDAREELHRMINEEELKDAIILVFANKQDLPNAMSAAEVTEKLHLNTIRERNWFIQSTCATRGDGLYEGFDWLTTHLNNAK, from the exons ATGGGGTTATTAGTAAGTAGATTGTTTAATCGACTGTTTCAAAAAAAAGATGTTAGAATTTTAATGGTGGGCTTAGATGCTGCTGGAAAAACAACAATATTATACAAAGTCAAATTAGGAGAAGTTGTTACAACAATTCCTACTATAG GTTTCAATGTTGAAACAGTTGAGTTTAGAAATATTTCCTTTACTGTATGGGATGTTGGAGGACAAGACAAG ATACGACCATTATGGAGACACTACTACTCTAACACAGATGGACTAATATTTGTTGTAGACAGCAATGATAGGGAAAGAATTGACGATG CACGTGAAGAACTTCATAGAATGATAAACGAAGAAGAATTAAAGGACGCAATAATTTTAGTGTTTGCAAACAAACAAGACTTGCCCAATGCTATGTCTGCAGCTGAAGTCACTGAAAAATTACACCTTAACACGATTAGGGAACGAAATTG gTTCATCCAATCAACCTGCGCTACAAGGGGAGATGGATTATATGAAGGATTCGATTGGCTAACCACGCATTTAAATAAtgccaaataa